A part of Phoenix dactylifera cultivar Barhee BC4 chromosome 2, palm_55x_up_171113_PBpolish2nd_filt_p, whole genome shotgun sequence genomic DNA contains:
- the LOC103716088 gene encoding dCTP pyrophosphatase 1-like: MEREEGKVTTDVSLKELSRKLEEFSKERDWEQYHSPRNLLLAMIGEVGELSEIFMWRGEVARGLPNWKESDKEHLGEELSDVLLYLIQLSDICGINLADAATKKIVKNAIKYPPPKAQ, translated from the exons atggagagagaagagggaaaggTGACGACAGATGTGAGTCTCAAGGAGCTCTCAAGGAAGCTTGAGGAGTTTTCCAAGGAGAGGGACTGGGAGCAGTACCACAGCCCAAGGAATCTGCTGCTTGCTATG ATTGGTGAAGTGGGGGAGCTCTCAGAAATATTCATGTGGAGGGGAGAAGTGGCCAGAGGTCTGCCAAATTGGAAAGAATCTGATAAGGAGCATCTTGGAGAGGAGCTTTCAGATGTCCTACTATACCTGATACAATTATCTGATATATGTGGCATTAATCTAGCAGATGCAGCCACCAAAAAAATTGTCAAAAATGCCATCAAATACCCTCCTCCTAAAGCCCAATGA
- the LOC103716086 gene encoding glycolipid transfer protein 1-like gives MEGTVFTPSLEGMKHVKSEDGVMLAKPFLDVCKLILPVLDKLGTAMSIVKSDIGGNIARLESKYASDPSTFEHLYSMVQVEVESKTAKGSSSCTNGLLWLTRAMDFLVELFRNLLEHPDWTMSQACTDSYGKTLKKWHGWLASSSFTVAMKLAPDRKKFMEVICGSGDINADIEKFCTTFAPLLAENHKFLAGVGLDDLKAS, from the exons ATGGAGGGGACTGTATTCACTCCCTCGTTGGAAGGAATGAAGCATGTCAAGTCAGAGGATGGGGTAATGCTCGCCAAGCCTTTTCTGGATGTCTGCAAGCTCATCCTGCCTGTTTTAG ATAAACTTGGAACTGCTATGTCCATTGTAAAGTCAGATATAGGAGGCAACATAGCG AGGCTGGAATCTAAATATGCTTCTGATCCTTCGACATTCGAACACCTGTACAGCATGGTGCAAGTAGAAGTAGAATCTAAAACAGCAAAAGGTTCTTCGAGCTGCACCAATGGTCTTCTGTGGTTAACAAG GGCCATGGATTTCTTGGTGGAACTCTTCCGTAACTTGCTTGAGCATCCAGATTGGACTATGTCACAGGCCTGCACAGATTCCTACGGCAAGACCCTAAAAAAATGGCATGGCTGGCTTGCTAGTTCTAGCTTTACG GTTGCCATGAAACTTGCTCCTGATAGGAAGAAATTCATGGAGGTTATTTGTGGCTCAGGTGACATCAACGCAGACATTGAGAAATTCTGCACAACCTTTGCTCCTCTTCTTGCAGAGAACCACAAGTTTTTG GCTGGTGTTGGTCTGGATGATCTTAAGGCTTCTTGA